One window of the Triticum dicoccoides isolate Atlit2015 ecotype Zavitan chromosome 3B, WEW_v2.0, whole genome shotgun sequence genome contains the following:
- the LOC119276248 gene encoding tRNA (cytosine(38)-C(5))-methyltransferase 2-like has translation METPTPWRVLEFYSGIGGMRYSLASSGVRAEVVEAFDINDVANDVYEHNFGHRPSQGNIQTLTAGDLDKYKAHAWLLSPPCQPYTRQGLQKHSADARAFSFIKILNLMQNMSFPPQMLFVENVVGFEVSDTHDQLLAVLSTLNFNTQEFILSPLQFGVPYSRPRYFCLAKQESMSFPNPSVNDKLLRAPTCLTLNTMRTQISYDQNEDDLEVVCNPIRNFLEAQSIGDKECSAIISDFKEADGCTLIETASHDYTVPLSLIERWGNAMDIVYPESKRCCCFTKSYYRYVKGTGSVLVTSKNLKPVPKENLEMSSLNELGLRFFTPREVANLHSFPPSFRFPGHISLRQQYAMLGNSLSVAVVAPLLRYLFAET, from the exons ATGGAGACGCCCACCCCATGGAGGGTCCTCGAGTTCTACAGCGGTATCGGCGGCATG CGGTACTCCCTTGCGTCGTCGGGCGTTCGAGCGGAGGTGGTGGAGGCCTTTGACATCAACGACGTCGCCAACGACGTCTACGAGCACAACTTCGGCCACCGCCCCTCCCAG GGAAACATTCAAACACTCACTGCTGGTGATCTAGATAAGTACAAGGCACATGCATGGCTCCTTTCTCCTCCATGTCAACCATACACACGGCAAG GACTTCAGAAACATTCAGCTGATGCTCGGGCATTTTCATTTATAAAGATTTTAAACCTTATGCAAAACATGAGCTTTCCTCCACAAATGTTATTTGTGGAAAATGTTGTCGGATTCGAG GTGTCTGATACACATGACCAGTTGTTAGCGGTCCTTTCAACTCTCAATTTCAACACACAAGAATTCATCCTAAGCCCCTTGCAGTTTGGTGTCCCATATTCTAGACCGCGCTACTTCTGTTTG GCAAAACAGGAATCTATGTCTTTTCCAAATCCATCAGTCAATGACAAGCTGCTTAGGGCACCTACATGCCTAACATTGAACACTATGAGAACTCAGATTAGCtatgaccagaatgaagatgatctGGAAGTAGTATGTAATCCAATAAGAAACTTCCTTGAAGCACAGAGTATTGGAGATAAGGAATGTTCAGCCATCATCTCTGACT TTAAGGAGGCTGATGGATGCACTCTGATTGAAACTGCTTCACATGACTACACAGTTCCACTAAGCTTGATTGAACGGTGGGGAAATGCTATGG ATATTGTATACCCTGAATCAAAACGGTGCTGCTGTTTTACTAAAAGTTATTATCGCTATGTGAAGGGCACAGGCTCTGTACTGGTTACATCTAAA AACCTCAAACCAGTTCCAAAAGAGAACCTTGAAATGTCTTCACTGAATGAGTTGGGTTTACGGTTTTTCACCCCTCGAGAG GTCGCTAATTTGCATTCATTTCCCCCGAGTTTCCGTTTTCCGGGTCACATAAGCCTCAGACAACA GTATGCCATGCTGGGTAATAGTCTGAGCGTAGCGGTTGTGGCTCCTTTGCTGCGCTATCTGTTTGCCGAGACATAG